The Paroedura picta isolate Pp20150507F chromosome 2, Ppicta_v3.0, whole genome shotgun sequence sequence ATCTGAGTGTTCTTGGGTCACAGTGCTGTTACTCCTCCTCAGTTAGAGACTAATAAATTTCACATCCAGCAACCTGATTAGTGGCCTTATTTGTGTGGGCAGTGGGACAAATGGACCAATGATGCAAACAGCAATGCCTCACAACAATCAAGGGCTGAATCTCACTGATCCGTTCTCTTAACAATCGTTGTTCCCCTTAATCCCAAGAGCCTCTTACATCAACAGGAAGTTTCTTGTGTTAGAGGAAACAGTCACCATTAACAGAATGGATTCCTGGGATTCAGTCTTGCTATGAAGATACCTGGTGATAAGAGCTAAGAACAAAGGCAAACCTCTTTCACTTACACTCACCCACCTACTCTGCCTCTATGAATTCTGATGCTTCAAGTATATTCATTAAAATGTGGTGTTTTTAGCCGATTCATAGAACTTTGTTTCCAATCTTCAACCCATTTTACCAAGGAGACAATACAGGAATGTTCAACTTGTTCGATTTCCTGAACTCCTTTGACTGGGAGCAGAAGCCCTGAGAGAATGCTTTGACAAAATGATGAATCATGAATCATTACGACCCTTTGAGATGTCTCTAGCAGAAATAAACAAAATAGTTTCTACAAACATCCACCATGTCCCCTAGAAGCTAGGATAATAACCTTTGATTAACAGTATCAAAACCCACATCAGGGTCTAATACAATCATGCACAATTTTTCTTTGTTTATCTCTACTTGTTGAATATAGACCAAAAGCATAATCAGGTTAAGAATGAACAGTATTAAAAGAACCCCAGAACTCCCAGATGCACTGGAGTTTTCAGAATGAACCatctactccagtggtccccaacctttttatcaccggggaccactcaacgccggggaccactcaatgccttttactgaggcccggtgggggggggtagtttactcctctactctcaaccactgccctgacgctctctgatcgctatggtaatgtttaaacatcccatcaaaataagatacagacacgccacaacaatgaagtgtgttgtaaagggctgggggggatgaagtaaagggccggagggggggggagaaggcgtcctttggggtccacctccaattagtcgaaggaccacatgtggtccgtgacccacaggttggggatcgctaatctactcCATTCAATAAGAGCACTAGGAAAGCAGGCATCAGAGAAATCTGTGGTAGGAGTTTATCATTTTTTGCTTAAATGGGCGTCTtgattatttttggatttttatttctgCCGCTCCTGAGGACTGGCTCGTGGAGGGTTACAATAATAGTCTATCAACACTAAAGCCCCagtaaaaccccactaaaaacagttacaggacataaaaatacaaacatacaaGATAAAACATGGCGGTGTACCTCATTTACCCATCCTCCTAACTTAACACCCCacatgggaggtgaaagggagcCATAGCCAATCCCATAGATGTTCACTAGGGCAAGCGGCTTCttagtggggcgggggggggggagggggctaactGATCTCTCTGCTCTGGCCTccaccataaacctggtggaagagctctgtcttgcaggccctgtggagctcattccaccaggtagggaccaggactaaaaaggccctggccccagtcaaggccaggcgagcttctctggggctgggaatgattGGAACTCGCAGAGTGCAAAgccttgcagggggcataggacaaCAGAAGGTCCCTCAGGAATGTGGGTCCCAgcctgcaaagggccttaaatgttaaaaccaaaaccctgaacagGATctaggctgcaactggcaactaatgcaactgcctcagcacagcctggatgtgggccctccaaggggtTCCTGTGAGGAACCTAGCAGCCGCAATCTGTACCAGTTgccatttccagatcaaggccaagggcagacctgagtagagcgagttacagaaatctatcctggaggtgactgttgcatggatcaccatggctaggtgttcagaggccagatagggcactagtagccgtgccTGGTGAAAGCGGAAAAATGCTGGGCTATTTTGACCTGTGTTTCCAGTCAGTGAGGCATctaagttcctggcctggggtgcggTGGTAAGTTGTGTCCTGGCCAGGACAGGTAAGCTCACTccctaaccacaggacctctgtcttggaggggttgagtttcagatgactctgctcaagccatcaaGCTACAGTTTCCAAAAATCTAGCAAATGGTTCTGGGAGGagtccatccatgaggagatagagctgggtgtcatcggcatattgacagcccagcccaaagctccagaccagctgtgccagaggatgCGTGAAGATGTTAAAGAGAGATGTTAAAGAGTGTTCAACTCAATAAAAGACCTCCTGACTGGCTTTCGTTGGACCAGTTCCTTTGTCTACTGGCCATCCCAGAGGCATTTACCTGCCATTCTCTTTGCACACTATTACCTCTCAAaattattttctgcattttctgTTGAAATTGTTATCATACTTAACTCCAAAGCACACAACTGAAGAGTCTCAGCTGGGCCTACAGTTAACTCACATGCAAacatctagatcaggctttctcaaccaaggtttcatgaattattatttttaaaaattaaacctttaccaggtgatatgaccatatatggccatactGACctacccttccctcccaaaatggcctggaggggctgggaagaggaggggccctgggtgggcatgtccacagctctgcttcccaaccatattcggcaccatctcatcacttctggggtttcttgaagcctgaagaatgtttcaggaggttctcaatgattaaaaaaagtggagaaaggccgTTTTAGATTCCGTGCCTCAAAGCGCAAGATATACAAAATCCACTCAGATGTGATTACAAATTAAAGGACtgttcattgttttatttttatagatatacatatatataaaattccTAACAGCCAAATGGATTCCATTGTTATCTGTGTCCATACTGGTAAAACACTGTGCTGTATACAAACAAGATTTCTCACACCCAAGATGACTGACAGTTCATTTTACATAGAGATAATTTATAATATCTGCAATTGTTAGATCTATACACAATGTACAAAGTTACCTATGTCCAACCTATTTGTTACCAGAGGTAGGGAGAGAACAGAGAGgggtggcagaagaggggaagtgTTCTTTTGCATATAAAAATCCCAAGAACATGTGCTTGGATCCTGAGAATACTGCATCAGTTGCATAACAATATACTTTTCCCTTTTTGTATACAAGGAATGCATGCAAAAATAGAACTGTATAGAATTATTGATGAAAAAAGCAAATATGGTTGCCCATATTAAGCACTGCACATCTTAGTATGAAAGGTAACCCAGAAGGGTCAATGTTGGCCAAAGTTCCAGCATCTGGGAAATATTATTTTGGCAAGTCAGAGTTAACACTTCAAGAGCAATGAGATCTCATCTTTTACACAGGAATAAAAAAATAcgcatttgaaaaaaatatagtcAAGATACTACATAGGTTAAGTTTCACAGTTTTTGCTATTGCACACCTTGGCAAAATTATTTTGGAATCCGTGCACTGCAGCAAAAAACCCTAAAGAGTAAACATGcagaactttttttaaaaaagagaatttaCACCTTGATGTTTTAATTGGcttcatttacaaaaaaaaaaataataataataataaaaaaaaaaacatctcactAATCCATAAGACAGGAGTTCAACTCAAATAAGAATCCAGGACTCGAGATCCAATCCTGTAAGTCCATTTCTGAAATAATGAGCTTCTTGAATTATTAAACCGTGCTTTCCTGGGCTGATGATGATCTCCAACGGGACTGCAGATTCTTCATAATGCAGTTTGTCATGTGATGCAGTTTCTCTTGCATTTCAAAAAGTTCGCTGCCTGAATAGCTGTGGAGGTTTTCTGAGGTAAGCTGAGCAGCAAGGACATTGATCTGGGAAAAGAGGTCTGAGGGCGGCTGTGCGTCTTCACTGGCAGTCGCGGGCTCTCTCAAGTCTAGGAAGAAGAGGAAATGACGTTGGCATGAGGAACAAAATCACTGCGTGTCTCAGTGACAACATAGCTGCTGTcctcttatatgcaacttttgtCCCATAATGTGTCATCGAGTCCTAGTTAAATTGTTGTAACCTCGTAAAGTCATATAGAGGGGGTTTGCTACTGCCTGTCTCTGTaagggacttccttggaggtctcgcaTGCAGATGCTGGCTAAATTTCTGAGATTGGACGAGAACAGGCTAGCCTTGTCTATCATACCCCTCCAACTAATACCAGGAGAGCAGGAAGAGCCCTTTTTCATTCCCCacattccccaaaggagtcccaaagtggcttcctcttcccacaacaatcaccctgtgaggcaagtgaagctgagagaacagctgaaatttttggaaattctgaaatgttttcaggtccaatagacccaaactgaaaattcccacttaaaaaaaaaattgcacaccctAATCAGAACTCCCTCCACTTGCTCAGTCCACGGAAGAGCTCACACCAGAAAGTGTGAGCTCTTTTAACACCCCGCTAGAGCACTTGACACCTGACTGTACATACTGCACTGTTTTCAAAACAGAGCTTGCATTACAGTCCTTGCACAGACGCCCTGTGACAATGCTTAATATTTACCTGCTGGAACTTTCTCTTCATCCGAAGAAAAGGGTTTCTCGTCTGTGCCATTGACGGGCTTCTCTGTGTCCTCCAGAGCACCTATTTCCTCAAATCCACGATATTTTAGCTGCTAATTTTAAAGACAAACAGCGTTTTTCCATTTTGTTGCGATTTTTGCTGTGGGAATCTACCTCTAAGATTGCAGAGGATACATTTTGTATGCTCAAATAAAATAGCAAAAGACACCGCTGAGACACAAATACTCCCAAGTCTAAAGCATTTTTGTGTTAGCAGCAATTGTATTGAAATTTCAAATTCCATGTTTTTTGGGAAGAAATTAAAACTCAAATCTAACAGTAGTGTCCGCACCCTCACTCCACATTTCGTAAAAAAAGATTTCCGTACAGTCGCCATCATAGTACCAATAAGCTTACCTGTTGTTCATGATATCCTTTAAGAGCTCTTCGAACATTGAAGACCTTGGGAGAACGAATGGGAAGCGTTTTGATCTCGGCTGCGGTCAGAGAACTCAAGTCACCCACTGTTCGGATGTTCTTCGCTCGAATGAGCTGTCCCAACCCTCTTGCCCTTCAATGCGAGAAAAGCAGAAGAGGGGAAAACGTTAGATGGGCTTTGCCCCCACCTTTACAAATATTGTGTTACCAGGTATGTATACTAAAATAATTTGATCCATTGCTAAAAATGCTCCTTCTGTTCTTTGCTGCTAGTAAACACACTGCTATCCTGAAAACATGTAAACCTATGCCTATTATTATCCCATATTACATTCTGTGTGGCTGAAGTTCGTGAGACTTCATTGTTGCGGCAATGAAGTCCCACCGACTTCAGCCATAGAGTGTGGTACGTGATAATAGCAGGGATAGGTTTTTGTATTTTTGGTggagcactgtcagggctgtaaaaggtaaaggtatcccctgtgcaagcaccgggtcatgtctgacccttggggtgacgccctctagcgttttcttggcagactcaatacgttttcatggcagcctctgCAGCCCATCCCACCTCACATCAGCTCTGCCGGCCCAGCTGGAGCACAGTGGTCCTTCCCGGGACCCTCTGGTGCTGCTATTGTTAGGGCAGCCTTCTGACTTGAAGCTTTGAGTCGATCAGCCTTGTCTGTGCTTCCTCTCATGATCACAGGAGCTTGATGCGGCCAATCTCCGGTGCCCAAAGCTTTGAGTAGGAGGGGCCtgcccaagaagaaaaaaaatgcctttctttCCCTCATGAGGAGCCCAcagtctcttcctcctccatatCAAGGGTGCAGTAACTCTCCTTTTAAAAAGTAACTACTACTATTTTTTTAAGTGGAGCCAGGTTGGAGCTTCCTGCCACAGTTTCAAGGCTATCCAGATTGGTGGGCTCAGCTGATCCAAGGAGAGGAGACTTGCAaaaatttgcatagccctgcctggagttCATGGAGGCGTGACATAACCCCACCGAAAGAGAATGTGCCAACAGCCCACTTTCTATTCTCGTGAGAGCTGCAAGGCTAGATTCAAAATTCCATCTAGATAATACACCAAGAGTGTACCATACTcaggtgtttgtttttctttctgggaGTGTTAAAAGTATAACCCTCCTGTGAATAAGTACCTTAAGAAATGGGTGACAAAATATTAGCCACAAACATCCGTGAATCAAACTTGGTGCTTACAACTCACCAAATATTTGATGTAATCTGAGGCAAAATGGTGTCGACAGGGGCCTTGCAACCCTGCAGTGCTGGATAGATGCTTTCTGTAGGAGGCGGTAGAGTTTCTTTCACCATTTCATTGATCTTGAACAACAAAGAAAATGATTAAATTTGACTAAGTTTCAAGAGCTgaatacaggaaaaaaagtagAGAATACATAAAACTGAAGCAAGTCTTACTAAACACTTCTTTGAGCTCTTATATTTATGGCTACGAGATCCTGGGGAGAGGGATCCTTTGGTTGGAGTGGTAATAGGCTGGataggaaaagaggaaaaaaggtcTCTCAGGATCACAGGAATACACTAAAACCCTATGATTAAACCTTACTGAAATCCTAAAACTAAAATGAAACCTGCTAATCTAGAAACAGGGCAATGCCTAAGAGTTTAAGACAGAATGGGGTTCACGCCCAACAGAAGCAGCTTTTAAAACTAGCTCAGCAGACTGTTTCTATAAACTGCACATAGCCTTTAAAATTTACCTCCATGGATTTTGAGATTAAGCCTATATGCTTGGAGCCAAAGATGATCATATGCCAGAAAAAACATTTCTGTACACACATAGTTGAATATCTGGttacttcttcttcctccttccttcctgtgccGCATCACACACCACTCTGGAACTCCTGCACTTTAGCACAGGAATTTTTTGGAGGGCAcagggggctttctgggaaagCTGTGAGGGGGTGTCCATAGAAATGCTTTCTGCTGACACATGAAGCTCTTGAATTCCAAGCCTTAGCCCATGATTATGACTGaagaacctccctccctccagttaaTCAGACATCAAGTTCTTGAATCATAGGGAGATTATTTCTTCTGGTAGTCTCCTTTGAATGAGAGAGAGCCATTGGTATTACCTTGGCTTGATGATTAGAAGACGGTTTAATGATTCGGGAAGATGGAGACCCATTTGAAGAATGAGGTCTAATGGCAGGACTTCGCCTATCAATATCATCTGCCAGTTCTTCTTGATAGATTGGATTGGCAAAGGAAACTCGTCGGCTCTGTCCAGAAAAGAAACAGATGAAATGCCCCAATAGTAATGGGAATTTAAGTTCCATAGATTTAGAAATATTAACTTGCTTCCAAGATGCCTCAAAGTAATTGAGGCCCTTCTTGGGAGGCCCTTCATGTCTGATAGCGTGGAAGCCCTTTTCGTTTCTCACTTGACTGCAGCTAACCGGCATGGCAACCAATTCAAATGGCCAGCTTCTTCATGCCAAAGAGAGACTCTCTCTCTGAGACACGCATACTCTTGGGAATTTAAGCTACATCAAATCACGGTTGTCAGCGCTTCAGTGTGCACTACTGCGATTGTGGAAGTTACTATGGGATGTGATCTGAGCCTCTAGGTCATTCAGTACATCAGTCACGTCAACAGGTCACTCCCGCAAACTAACAAGAAGCCTCTCCCCTCcaagtttttttaaatattaaaacagcaaCCCAAAAGTGGACAGAGAGACCAGACCAGGCAAGAATGTGAGAATGAAACGCTGTTACGATAAACTACAAAAACAAGCTGCTTTTGTTCACAGGCTCCACACctgtggcatggagagattcccatctccTACCTCTGAAGcggccagccacagttactggggAAATATCacggactaaaactaccagaccgtGACCGCACAGCCTGGGAAACCCGTAACAGCCAGTATCAAAACAAGTGCTGAAATACCTTGTTTGCAGGGGATggagaatcctcttcttcctgtcTTTTTATGCCTCTCTTTAAAATGCTAGTAGAAGGGGAAGCTGACGGAGACCACATACAGCGTGCCTGCACACCATTTGGGCTTTCACTAATCTTGGCCCAAGTCAGAGCATCAAGTTCCTTCACTTTAAGAGGGGAATCTATGTTATTAATTTCTTTGACATCATCTTGTCCCAAGGCTGAAGCTTCAGCCCCTGTCAGTGCTGCTGGAGCATCCGTTTCTACGCTCTCCTCCTCGTCCGTAGCCGTATCTTGAGCTTctacaggagagccagcagaacactCCAAAGTCTTCTCCACTTCATTCTGAACAATGTCAGCTACTGGTTCACTGGCCTTCATTTTCTCAGCGTGGTCCACATCTGCCTCTGTATGACTTCTACCTTCTAGTTGGCTGCTGTGATGAACAGCTCCTTCTACTGTCACAACAGGCTCCGGTATGCTTTCTGAACCTGGATCCGGGGTAATGGATTCCTTTGAAGTGCATTCTATTGAACTCTGCTCTGACGTTTCTCCAGACCCATCAACATAATCGGGAATCTCCACAGCAGGTTGGAAACTTCCGTTTTCGATGTCCTCTGATTCCTTGGGCTCATCTTTCGGTGTGTAATGGCCCGGCAATTCCCCTGTAGCCTCTATACTTCTGCTTGAATTTTCCAGATCAGCAGGATCCCCAGTGGAACTCCGAGGTGTGCTTGTGGCACAAGGCTCCCCACAGGGGTCTTCTGTGGGATGGGACTCTTCAGCAGCAGAACGGAATGAAGCAACCACTGCTGCTTTGCTAGGTGTCTTCTTGGGTTCTTTTGACTTTGGCTCAGGACTGCTTGCTTTTCTCACCTCTGGGGGAGACTTTTCCAAATGTGCAGTTGGCTTTTCACCACAACAATCACAGCCTTTTGATCTCCTCATGCGCTTGCTTCTTTTGTGCAGGCATTCAGGTGCTTCTGAACGTTTTCTGGAGGCAGAAGAGCCATTAGGAACAGCAAGGCAGGCCTCTCCTGAAAGCTCAGCAAGACCACTTGTGCTGCTGGGTGCGTCAGAATCTTGTTGATCAAGAGCTACAGCCATCTGCTTTGTCTTTGAAGCTGGCCCTGAAGTTGGCTTTGCCAACACTTTGACGGCAGTTTGTTCTGCATCTGAAAGGCCACCACAAACGGAAGCATccacggtttgtttagcttccaaaCAGTCATTAGGTGTAGGAATATCCTTCTCTTTCTCAGCATTCTTATCAGGAAGCAAAGCTATGTCCATGCACTCCTTGTGGTTTAATAAGTCTTCCTTCCCCACTAAAGAGGCTTGGATTTCATTTGCAGTTTCTTGTGAATGAAGCTCCTGGCTTTGGCTTTCCAACTCTTCCTTCACTTGGCTTTCAAGAGAACTGCTAGTGACTTTCCATCTTCCTGACCTTTTCCTCTTGCTTCCTTCTTCTCTAGCCTCAGAGCTCTCAGATTCAGAGTTTTCTATACTGGAAAGCAGCCCTTGGGAGGCCCTTCTCGTCTGATACCGCGGAAGCCCTTTTCGTTTCTCATGGGCGGTATCCGCAGCGAGGTCTTGCAAGTCATCTGTTTCAGGTGAATTACTATCTTCAGATTTTCTAGTATTTACGTTAGCTTCCTCTGGAAGGTTCTTTGAAGCAGAAGGTTCCTTTGTACCTACACCTTCTGTACCACTGCTTCCATGCACAtggctttcttttttatttacgCTTCCTTGTATATCAAGGTTCTTCTCAGGAACAGGTTTCTGCTTGTGTGTGGAATCCTCTTTAGTTTGTGGAGTCTTCTTTGGCAGAGGCTTTTCATCATCTTTATGTCTGTCCTTCTTCTGTTGGCTGTTCTCTTTGTCTTGACTGTCTCCAGCTCCTTCAGTAGTTTCTGGCTTTCGCCTTAAGGAACGCCTTAGTATTTTCTGATTAGGTGTTGTTTGCGGAGTTTGACCTACAGACATGGCATCTCCCAGTACAGTCACCTCTGGAGGAGTATTCTCTTTTGAATCCAAGTTCAGTCCTGCTTTCACATCTGCAACACTGTTCAAAGCATGTTTGTTTTCCATGGTTGTATTTCCAGCTGTTTTCAAATCAGGAGCCTGAGACTGAGCGTCTAACATACACTGAGGCTCTTGTGTTTCCACAAGTAAGTCGCATTCCTCTGTCGGATCACTGGAAGTGGATACTTGCATGTTTTGCTCTTGCTCCGATTCTGTCAACTTTGCTTTTTTATCCTCTGAAAGCTCCACTCTGTTCTGCCTGAGACTTGATTTCCTTATCCCAACAGGACTATCAGACTGCAATTTTGAAGCAGGCTTAGattcttcctttgctttcttgGCTTTAGGGTAAGTCTCCAAAGCATCTATGCTTTCTGAACATGATCTCTTAGACCTTGTGACAGTTTCTTCCATGTGGGGTTTGGAAGTACTCTTACTGGGATTTTCTCTGGAAGAAAGTAGATCCGTACCAACCATGCTGTCCCGGCCATTTAATAAAAGGGAACTTCCAGGCGGTCTAGACCCGTGGTTGAATTTTGAAGGGCTGAAAGGTCTGTCCTCCGTACTATCAAACTTCTCCAAAGTGATGAAGGACTGCCTTCTGCTTACGGGCTGTGGGGTTCCTGAAATGATGTCACCGGAAGAGCTGCTGCTGACACTTGAGCCGCTTTCATTGATAGACTGAACCAATACCGATGGCTCCTCGGGAACTGGGTTAGAGATGCGCAGTTCAGAATCCTCACAATTTACATCTGGACACTGCTTTGCAGAGGCTTGAAGCTGTCCAACAGCTGTagattccattttctccagaagcgCATGTGGTTTGCAGTTTTCAGTAATAAGCAGATCGTTTCCCACTTTTTCAGCCTGCAGTCAAAATAATTCACCTTAACTATTGCAGTGACTGCACTACTTACATCATCACATTTAACATTCTAGTTTTCTACAGGAAGTTCAAGGGTGCATTACCAAGTAACCGCGCATATAGACACTGATGAGACCCAAGACCTAAACCTAACTTCAGAAAtttgcatgttttaaattttagtgtgttcttctgcccttcctccaaagagcagcAACAACCCTGCATGGTAGGTGAGCACTATGTTTCCACTGCCAAGTGTGGATTCAAaaatgggtctcccagatcctaactaTCACACCAACACTGTAGCAGTAGTTTTCAGACTAGCCTTGGCCCATACCACAAAAGCAGCAGCATTTTTAGTGAGAAAAAGAAACTATCACCATTAAAGCTCTTTCAAATATATTAGAAGAACACTCCTCATTGTTAATTATAGATCCTTATACTTTGTTCTGGCAAGATCCTGGAAAACAAGTGTTCCAACTTGTAACTCTTTGCTGTAAATATCTACATCTTGGAAAAGGGGCTTGCTCCAATTTTAAACAATTCCCTCAAATATCCATTGGCACTGGCAGAAGATGCAATCTACTACAGTCCCTAAGGATGCAAGCAGGATCCTGCCCTTACTCAGCCACAGCTGGCCAGAGCATTCAATAAACTGCATCAGTTCTTCAATACTAATAGGCATGCTTTATATGAGATAGCACATGAACACACTGTCAACGCATGCATCTCACTCAAGCAAAAGATTTACCAATCCTTTCCCCATAAGTTCTCCAATAAGATAGTCACATTCTTGAGTTACACTACCAATCCCCAAGGTAAGAACAACACGGGAAGATACCTGAGATATCTCTTTGCCCTCTTCTTCCCCATCTTCTTCCTTAATATCTACCGAGGTTGGTTTCACCCTAAAAAGAAGGCCACTCATTTAAGACGAGAGTTTAAATCattaaagtttacattttaaAGCTCTGCTGGCATCTATTACTTACAAAGAAGTTTCCTGGTCTTGTGTATACTGGGAAAATAAAGCAGTATCTTGGGATGCATCCAGATTATTGTACATAGCAGGAATATCATCTCTGCAAAATAAATATGATAtatatgagggggagggggagggggagagaaggaaagggagggaaagttttttgtaccccactttttactgccagaaggaatctcagagtggcttacgcaATTGACTACTCCTGCGCATGGATTTGGATTTATGGCAGGCCCCACTCTATGAGCTTCTCATAGTGTACCCTGCAGCTGACCTCCCCGAACCATTGGCTGGCCTGGCTTACTGTAGCTCTAGACATTGAAGCGGGTGGCACAtgtgcaaaaacaacaacaaacaaaaaacaaacaaacaaaaacccacaaTTGACTACTCCTtccactccctacaacagacaccctgtggggttgagagagctctgagagaactgtgactggcccaaggccacccagctggctgcatgtagaagaggagaggggaatcaaagctggttctccagattagaggccacggctcttaaccactactggtTCTTAAGGAACAGGccaacaaccctgtaagattTCAAACATTACAAAATACTATAAGCAATGGGAA is a genomic window containing:
- the RIF1 gene encoding telomere-associated protein RIF1 isoform X2, with amino-acid sequence MSCADSTTGPGPGPSSSRLLPLLETLEDAAASPGSLTDALLTLTNRLTGEEGKEFAAEVEKCFSQLYKIFKTHIPTENSDLCSAALQALGFCVFNAKIASQLCETEIQELLSIVSSVAVKTSDKNIRTRALWVISKQSFPPEVVGEMVPSIVTMLETVLNKGDLHSLVVEYEALNVIIRLIEQAPSCMEEQAVRWAKLIIPLVVHSAHKVQLRSATALEMGIPLLLQKQQEVAAVTEELMTTKIIPELQKLFSSKNDTYVLKLWPLFVKLLGKTLHRSGSFINSLLQLEELGFRSGSPVVKKIAFIAWKSLIDNFALNPEILCSAKRLKLLMQPLSSIHVRTEALALTKLEVWWYLLMRLGPQLPAHFEQVCVPLIQSTLGLDASLLQGNSSRLSANQSLVTPGSAQKSGAFPFGTPGTPRMVLNSSLGGGAVIPAIQLLGIEMLLHFFLGPEVLTFAKENKVVLSLEPLQCSVVTSPSFFCKHANTFINAIQDGFIAVGKDVSDIVLNAIWKGVIGFVRAAIESGSKKERQSSEVLTMLLQALRTVVMSNELPVLKSLALIEITIKELPPKVLGSPAYQVANMDLLNGTPALFLIQLSFRKDLLECCVRDERFFLNYESLVSSALSGPTSPLAFSESVFVVVNQSAAYLENKEHLWRIWSIVVNPLTEWINQTNEVNQGDALEHNFSAIYSVLLLPVSHIFPASDFPQPTMKSLLRSWSELYKAFARCASLVATAEDNLCCEELCAKIISELDKTQVNRSMLDGLSHVTSIMVDCINFAPYGAKSQPPNKSPQTPSDWSKKKKDPLGKLSSLIRLVALLINSAHILWSKESSPEKLVPVAASVVSILQNIMSHISLPSIISSVLGIITKPLAVFYENARFTDGCKASNTLSCKFEKLWMETISCLQSHYTGSFDSQLLQELSPILCVMFTNKNKQIRSQAAQFWNATFGKVTTLMYPEELKSILCHAKQKVLLLLPGFESTEIMGESNGTYSDSTENSQWDTKISGIEVKSGGKRDSLLAQSGERRERKDHISPAKTKLEFSLPKTNGKDVILEEENTVDFVFIPPETKERVLTEHQKEVLQTKRDDIPAMYNNLDASQDTALFSQYTQDQETSLVKPTSVDIKEEDGEEEGKEISQAEKVGNDLLITENCKPHALLEKMESTAVGQLQASAKQCPDVNCEDSELRISNPVPEEPSVLVQSINESGSSVSSSSSGDIISGTPQPVSRRQSFITLEKFDSTEDRPFSPSKFNHGSRPPGSSLLLNGRDSMVGTDLLSSRENPSKSTSKPHMEETVTRSKRSCSESIDALETYPKAKKAKEESKPASKLQSDSPVGIRKSSLRQNRVELSEDKKAKLTESEQEQNMQVSTSSDPTEECDLLVETQEPQCMLDAQSQAPDLKTAGNTTMENKHALNSVADVKAGLNLDSKENTPPEVTVLGDAMSVGQTPQTTPNQKILRRSLRRKPETTEGAGDSQDKENSQQKKDRHKDDEKPLPKKTPQTKEDSTHKQKPVPEKNLDIQGSVNKKESHVHGSSGTEGVGTKEPSASKNLPEEANVNTRKSEDSNSPETDDLQDLAADTAHEKRKGLPRYQTRRASQGLLSSIENSESESSEAREEGSKRKRSGRWKVTSSSLESQVKEELESQSQELHSQETANEIQASLVGKEDLLNHKECMDIALLPDKNAEKEKDIPTPNDCLEAKQTVDASVCGGLSDAEQTAVKVLAKPTSGPASKTKQMAVALDQQDSDAPSSTSGLAELSGEACLAVPNGSSASRKRSEAPECLHKRSKRMRRSKGCDCCGEKPTAHLEKSPPEVRKASSPEPKSKEPKKTPSKAAVVASFRSAAEESHPTEDPCGEPCATSTPRSSTGDPADLENSSRSIEATGELPGHYTPKDEPKESEDIENGSFQPAVEIPDYVDGSGETSEQSSIECTSKESITPDPGSESIPEPVVTVEGAVHHSSQLEGRSHTEADVDHAEKMKASEPVADIVQNEVEKTLECSAGSPVEAQDTATDEEESVETDAPAALTGAEASALGQDDVKEINNIDSPLKVKELDALTWAKISESPNGVQARCMWSPSASPSTSILKRGIKRQEEEDSPSPANKSRRVSFANPIYQEELADDIDRRSPAIRPHSSNGSPSSRIIKPSSNHQAKPITTPTKGSLSPGSRSHKYKSSKKCLINEMVKETLPPPTESIYPALQGCKAPVDTILPQITSNIWARGLGQLIRAKNIRTVGDLSSLTAAEIKTLPIRSPKVFNVRRALKGYHEQQQLKYRGFEEIGALEDTEKPVNGTDEKPFSSDEEKVPADLREPATASEDAQPPSDLFSQINVLAAQLTSENLHSYSGSELFEMQEKLHHMTNCIMKNLQSRWRSSSAQESTV